One part of the Phragmites australis chromosome 3, lpPhrAust1.1, whole genome shotgun sequence genome encodes these proteins:
- the LOC133911440 gene encoding B3 domain-containing protein Os03g0120900-like, which yields MEFTAGPIRSGCGERVEHPEGQAEAVEKEHMFDKVVTPSDVGKLNRLVIPKQHAEKYFPLDTAANEKGLLLSFEDCTGKPWRFRYSYWNSSQSYVMTKGWSRFVKEKRLDAGDTVTFGRGVGEAARGRLFIDWRRRPDPPVQYYRLPFPSVPFAPWAHAHPAAVGSRTVLHLSPSPSSLHDSHRLHVSYDAYGPSTRQVLFYRPHQQHQHQHQQATVVLESVPVRIATTPGHAERPPSVASPASKRVRLFGVNLDCAGSEEENGGGKTEPPP from the coding sequence ATGGAGTTCACTGCCGGACCGATCCGGTCGGGCTGCGGCGAAAGGGTGGAGCACCCGGAAGGGCaggcggaggcggtggagaAGGAGCACATGTTCGACAAGGTGGTGACGCCGAGCGACGTGGGGAAGCTCAACCGGCTGGTGATCCCAAAGCAGCACGCGGAGAAGTACTTTCCCTTGGACACGGCGGCCAACGAGAAGGGCCTCCTGCTCAGCTTTGAGGACTGCACCGGCAAGCCCTGGCGCTTCCGCTACTCATACTGGAACAGCAGCCAGAGCTACGTCATGACCAAGGGATGGAGCCGCTTCGTCAAGGAGAAGCGCCTCGACGCCGGGGACACCGTTACCTTTGGACGCGGAGTCGGCGAGGCGGCGCGAGGAAGGCTCTTCATCGACTGGCGCCGCCGACCCGACCCGCCTGTACAGTACTACCGCCTCCCGTTCCCGTCCGTCCCCTTCGCACCATGGGCGCACGCGCACCCCGCCGCGGTCGGCTCCAGGACGGTGCTCCACCTGTCGCCCTCGCCCTCCTCGCTCCACGACTCCCATCGCCTGCACGTCTCGTACGACGCCTACGGGCCCAGCACCAGGCAGGTGCTCTTCTACCGGCCGCACCAgcagcatcagcatcagcatcagcagGCCACGGTGGTGCTGGAGTCGGTGCCGGTGCGGATAGCGACAACGCCAGGGCACGCCGAGCGGCCGCCTTCCGTGGCGTCGCCGGCCTCGAAGCGCGTGCGGCTCTTCGGGGTGAACCTCGACTGCGCGG